The Hevea brasiliensis isolate MT/VB/25A 57/8 chromosome 9, ASM3005281v1, whole genome shotgun sequence nucleotide sequence TATAGAGAGGTCCAAATTTACAAGCATGCCAGATATACCAGAAGGTAAATTGACCACGGAAACAGTCGTCAATCCACTCGCCGGAAACGTACTCGCTGCTGGCATATCCAATCCTCCCTCTGGAAAACTATTCGACGCAGCTCCAACCCTTCCTCCCCTCCCCACCCAAGCTACGTCATCCGAGAACGTAGCAGTAGGAGAAGTGGCCGGAATGAAATTGGAGTTGTAGCTACCAACGCGGACGGAGTCTAGATGGAGAGGAGACAAACGGGCGGAGGCGTGACGCGGCGGAGGGATCATGACTGGAGAGAGGGAGTTGGCACCGGAAGGAGAGAGGTCGGCGATTGTTGGAGGCGAAGAAGAGAGATGGTCAGGTGGGCCCTATTGGGATCGGTCGGGTATGGACGCTCCGGGAGCGAAGAAGCCGACCTGGCGGACCTTCGGGTCGCTGACGATGCGTGGTGCTCGCCGAGGGTCCATGGAGTGGAGAGGGCAGTTAGTAAGACATGTAAAGGAAAATCAGAGACGGTGTAATTTGTTTTTATTGGAAAATCTGAGGCATTGCCATTTCCGTATCGCCTAGGCCGGCTCCCTGGATACGTATTCGTTTACGAGGCCTAGATTGAATCGTAAAGTTTTGCATTCGTAGATTGAATCATAAAAGGTTAAACAAATTATGAAATCCTCGAACTTGTCAAACTGTTGCTAGTGGAAATTCTGGAACTTTTATAAGATATGTTTCATTAACATTTTTTAAAACATCAAATTGTGCTTGCATAGTTGATTCAtgtgaatttcaaaatttaatacatgTAAAACCCTAAATCAACGGTCCAAATGTATTTCCAGCAACGTACACTGGCATTTCCATCCCAAACATTAAAACCTTCAACTCCAAAGAGGCAGCGACCATATTAATTTAAATGCAATAGTGATAATAAAATGTCATTACAACTAAATACAATAAAACAGATTTGGGCAACAGGTCGTCAATGAAATTGTCTGACACTGAAAAACATACTTGGCTTGAAGTACTACAACCAATTGACAAGTGAATAACTGTTTCACTCGTTTGGGCACTGCTTTATATGAAACTTGGGCAGACGGGTCCCTTGGAAAGTCCAAGACGTACTTCCATCCCATGATGCATGTCTGGCGTCCTGAAAGTTTCAGATTCACGAGGATCTGCAAGCAACCCCCAGGAAACACTTAAATCAGCGAAATTCATAGACAACACACCTGTCAAATGCAATTCTATTGTTCATTTGATACCGAGGTTCCAAATTTAACCAGGCACATAGACGATCAAGGAAAGAAAAGTTTAACAAAAAGAAGTTCCGCTTGGGTTTAGAATTTCATTAGGAACTGGAATTTGGCTATCATATGCTCGAATCTTTGAATAATCTAGCTCAGGAATAACTGACCAAAAATTGAAACCTCCATCATATGATAAATAGCCTATATTGATCATCCTACAACAGCAATTGGGAGGATAGTTTTCAACAActttattcaaaaatttcaacATCTTGCATAGTAAATAACCAACTTTAACAAAATAATAAATCAACTTCGAAATAGCATTTATGCAGCATTCAAATGTATAACTACTTACCATTCAGATAGTCCTCAAAACCAAAATCATCCAGTCTTCCTGTATGAGCCTTAAGGCCTAGCATTGAAGATGGAATTGGTCCTGGTGGCCTCTGAAATCTGCAAAGTTATTGTAGGTAATAGAAAGACTAGAAATTTAAGAAAGATAATTTACTCAAcaaaaaggaaaggagaaggaAGAATGCAACAAAATTGGCTCTGTATTAATAAATAACATACGTATGGAAAATGTatttgtgagagagagagagagagagagagagagagagaatctcCATAAAGAGAAGGAAAACAGAATAGATCAATCTTTCAAAAAAAATGAGAGCTACAACTCTCATCTTTTGTTTCATAAGTTCGCATTATCTTTTGTGCAGACCTTTCATCCTAAGAAGATAAGCAACAAAAATACCTTTGAAAACCAAAACAAAAAGATGGCTTTTTATAAGCAAGTTACGTACCAACCTTCTCTTTGATCCAGTCTCCAAGGTATCAAGAATCCAAAATATTGTATCAAAGTAACTTTTAAGATAAACATGCCATGGTACCAAAGCATCATATTTATCCTTCCTAATTCATCGTGTCAAAAAATATCTCAATTACATCGGCAAAACTACACTATGTTCTTAAACAGTGATTTTAACTTTATGGATATTCATTATTAATAAAATGCCTTCTAACAGATTTCCAAAAAGTAATTGACAAATTTTTTTTCCCAAAACTGTAAAATCAGCATAAATGAATATCCTATTTTCACAAGGATTATAAAATGTAAAATACAAATGACATATATATGAAAATAACACCTCTAACTTAAGCCTAATTGCTTTGCAGAAATATTTTAGGCTCTAATCAAACACATCTAACTGATACAAGATGAACAGCTCTAGACAAGACTTCCTAATCCTATAATTTCCTCTTTCAGGGGGGAAAAATGTTGCATAAGTATCCTTCAGATGAATAGGTTTATTCACAGAATTACAGGGTATTCAACATGTACAGCCAAGACACCCTCACCTCAAAATGAATGCCTATTATCTTTGACAAAAAGTACAGATCTGATCAGATACATCTAGTTAGTACTGATGAGTATCTCTAAACATGATTTGCAGATCCCACAAGGTTCCCTTCTGGCACCAACAAAAGGTAGGGGCAAAATCTTCCTTGAACTGAATAGCTATAGCATAATTCACCAGGGCGTCAAAACATATGACCATGACATCCTCCTCTAATAATCAACATATAAACGAAAATAATGCCCCTAAATTAGTCCTTATATGATTGGCAAGAGTTCAGAAATTCAGATCTCTAATAAGAAAAATCTAACCACTACAACATGAACATCTTCAAAAATGACTCTGGTACCACATTGCCCCCTTTTAGCACCAACAAAGAGTTGGTAAAATAAacaatatacatatataatatGTATGTCAAAGAAGAATTCTGAGAATATTTCATTTTTGCCAGATCATAGGAGTCTATCCATTTATTCACTCAACCCAATTTCAAATTCATTTTTTTATGTTCCGCAACAAAAATTCAAATAAGGTTCCCTACAATATGGGTCAAAAAGCCaaaataaatgattttattaGCCCTTCTAAAAGGAAAACTGCTGGAGGAAGGTGAGGATGACCTCAAGTCATTGTGCCCCTTGTGCCCTGGGCGTATTAACAGTATGAGAAAGTTCGTCCCAGTTGCAAATTACAAAAGAAAACATAATCTAAAAAAGTAGGTAGCCAATCTTTTAAAGTCTTGTCTTCTGCAACAACTAAAATCAATGAAGCTGCACGACATCAAACCCTTGCATAAAAACCAAATAGATCCAACAGTATGCAACTTTGTTGCCAGCAATTAACTGCAGCTACTTTCAACTTTCCCGCTTGGGCTTACAGATTTATTTGCTTGTTCAATTCTTGTAGTGGGAATCATACTAGTCCTTATGATACCATTGAATGCCCATGATGTCATGGCCACTATCACTTCGCATCTAATTCTAATATTTTGGCCTTATTTCCAACAATCATTGTTTAAAACCCTAATTGACAACAAAAACATCTCTCCTTCCGAGAAATGATTAGAtacaaaatatttaaataaaaaaaaatcatgataAAACCCAGCAGTGAAAACTCATACCGCGAAAGAATTTGCCTATCAAGATCCATCTTGAGTGGAAAGGCAGAGCCATATGTGTTTGCAAGGATTTTTCTTCTCATCTCCTCTTGAGTCTTCTTCGCCTAAAACCCAACAAAGCAAAACCTAATTGAAGTTTCGATTACAGGCAAcaacaaaataaaatacaaagtgCACTAAAAATATCCTTACAGTTTGGCAGGCGGATTCGAGAGGGTGAGCTCCGACGAGATCGCTTTTGACGCCGTGGAGGCCGAATCGAAGAGCGTCGTTTTGGATCCCTCCGATTTCATGTGCAATTGTCTTTGGCGTTTCCATTCTTTCACTCTTCTCTGAACTCCTCTCCGTCTGTCTTCTTTTCCTTCACCCGGTTTATTGTCCGACTGACTTTGCGGCCAAGGAAAAAGAGTGCCGGGCTCTAAACTGTCCTCAAAGAAACGTCGTCGTACGTGCATCCAGTGGCTCATTATCCGCTTCATCAGGATTTATTTGtgactaaataaaaatttaacctCTAAAATTTAGTAAAATCTACCGTTTAATCCTTGCACTtataaaaattacttttttaattcttaatgttttaataattcaataaattaattcataCCAGAATCAAAGGTAATTCACTGTTAATCAAATGAATTACTAGTTGATCAATGTAATTAACATTTTTTAATACCCAAAAAGCCCCGTGGGAGAAAAAAGTGTTTTTCCCTCCATTAATTTATAGATTTTGGCTCTaattaaagaagaaagaaaaaaaaaatccatgcaATAAACTATCAAAATGAAGATTAATTTTACAAAACAAACTTAGGAATAGTCAGATAAATCTACACATGAACCCTATTGTTATAAACAATTTAAACAGAGGAGCATAATGGAAAATTTTGGCCTTGAAAGCTAGGCTAATGTGGACAAGATAATGTGAGGtactataaatattaaaaaaaaggtAAATATCACACGTGaccattcataaaattaattttatgaatgtttttataaaaatcactcaatttcaatttcttccataatacttattgaattttaatttgattttacaaaaattattgcaATCGAAAATTAAAAGTTTCTAAATTACCTGTTGAATTTTcaactattttataaaaaaattacctAATTACCCTTCCCTTACATTAAATTTTTTTCCCTCTGACTTACactctttttttttctctctctctctctctttctctttccttttccaCACTTAACAACCATCAATAGCAAAAAAaccccaaaatttcaatattcATCGAGTCAACAAGACAACCATCAATAGATAATAGCAAGCTTAAAACAAAGTTGATAGAGTAATAGGGTAGAAGAAAAGCCCAAACACTTGCTTACCCTCTTCAATTGCACCTAAATTAGCTGAAAGTTGATAGAGTAACAAAGCAGAAGAGAAACATGCAGCTTGTTTATCTAAACCAAGAAAGGAAATCAAATCCCTCATCTTCCACATACGGATCTAGATATTTAATATCAAAAATCGAAGTAGTAATCTTGTCTTTAGCAAGGCCAAGATAGTAAATGAAGGTAACACCAAACTTTTCAACATAAGAAAGCAGAACTAAAGTGTTGtgataaacaaaataaatatcgAAAGCCTTATGATCCACAGGATAAGATGGAATGAACCAATTACCAACATTAGTGTTCAGACACTTTGCTAccctaatttcaatatataccAACTTCTCTTTAGAAAGCGCACTAATGAAATTGGGCAAAATGCAatctttttgtaacaccccaaaaaatttaaatttattattttatgagtaatattggtaatttaattttatttaaattttaagaaattatttgagattttttcggattttaaaaatcgggttcgattttccgaaaatataaactttgatgatttttaaaaaattaatttaaagaccacgtggcaaaattaaaaatatatttggagtctacaaatttttctgagttttctaaaatttttttggaatttttggacctcgttttcggtctcgaggcagagtaaaaatttaaaattttgtattccgaatcgaaccggccgaatcaaaccggagtggatcggaccggtcttcttctttttcttcctcctccccgCCCTCGTCCGACCCCTCTccccttttctctctttttctctctcctccctcctccccttaccgcgccgccacctcccctgccaccccaactCGCCGGCGCGGCGCCTCACCCCTCCCCCATGGCCGGCAGCTGCCTGGAACGCTGGAAAACAACGCCCGAAGTGGAGCGACACGCACGCGCGACCGTTCGTCTTCCTGGCCAAAATtcgaccgatccggccaccaatcggaccgggtcttgtgtctaaactcatctactcatcgagagctttccatagataccaagaacaccgaaatccattgagcgatttgtccaatttttacccgggaagttttagcccattttgactttcgggctagatttctcagaaACCGTGAattccacgagaaaaccgagtaccagagcgctccactcgtcgagagcttcgcggcgacataaattttgaattttttcgacaccgtttttcggtgggtcccacagaactttgcagtgtctttccgagcattaaatgagcttagaaaattctgaaaaatttatgtactaacccccgtgttgtgggcttcgtgtaggtatcctcaatatgtggaaattcgacgattggccAAGATGAATTTCCGGCTAGATGCACTGTTAcgtaaaagtctccgaattggaccgaagttttggctacccccccattgtcagatgtcccgaacgcgtccccgaagtcggaaatTGGCAAAggcaaacccgaaccttactttttcgtaattttctagtgtttaaataggattaaaaattcataaaatattcgtggtaactcagaaaattatgattcttttttcaatagtctagtaatattgctaaggaccgcggggcaaagttttagaatttttagagtttgtttgggtagtttttgcaaaaacgatcaattataaggactaaattgaaattttacatattgtgatggatgactgatttgatgggcccaggaggggttgtgtgatgtgattgaattgtggatatatgatttgtgaatatagaagtgtgttttgagccattttgcaggttgggtaggtcctaggtataggggagactctgccggattttcggcacgacttaggacgtatttggtcttttcatgaattgtattgagtcaattgtgttaagtaattgtaatgtaattgtcaggtgagccgggacagccttcttcctctgcccagcctccacagtgaccgttgtcaagtctgtgagtaaaatattaattttaattataatttcactattattatatgttcaagcatgcccatgcatcacttatatgcatatatctatgtagataaactttaggcacgatttatgttgcattcataactgtgaaagtgccatgtatgttgttgtggtaatttggagcagtgtgcgtgcattagcgtacgtgtgatgtggtgtggactatggttaggacgggtagacacggcttgagatcttcgatgggacccggtccttcggggtagacacggcttgagttcttcgctgggaccccgatttggttattaagtggaagtccgagctgagttcttcgctcgcacagttggaactaagagagctgtataggggatcagctcccatatacatatgattgatattgcttggtgcgtgagtgctccaaattacctttttgatgttatgatgtgaaattattgctggtgttgcatttcactctacatggtgcattagttttagatagttatagagattatggttaaaattgatattttactctctgagtcgaacgctcactcctgttcaatattttttttcagtctacaggaggattttattgtggttaatctgcttttctccttcgcaggttgtttatcaatatttgtgtaattttatttactcctaaaatttctgcatgtgttagaaatattcatgTGAAttaggtctgtaat carries:
- the LOC110656020 gene encoding cyclin-B1-2; translation: METPKTIAHEIGGIQNDALRFGLHGVKSDLVGAHPLESACQTAKKTQEEMRRKILANTYGSAFPLKMDLDRQILSRFQRPPGPIPSSMLGLKAHTGRLDDFGFEDYLNDPRESETFRTPDMHHGMEVRLGLSKGPVCPSFI